A genomic stretch from Xenopus laevis strain J_2021 chromosome 6S, Xenopus_laevis_v10.1, whole genome shotgun sequence includes:
- the osbpl3.S gene encoding oxysterol-binding protein-related protein 3 isoform X3 — protein sequence MHRWKSMKHKDSWEIVEGLRSSTNYVQEPEKQEGFLLKKRKWPLKGWHKRYFFLDKGILKYSKSQADMERGKLHGCIDVGLSVMSVKKSTKCIDFDTEEHIYHLKVKSPEVFEEWMLRLRDHRLYRQNEISSVFPHELNAPFFPMISTTESASSAFDTVPSPQDFNRKNSLKLGNNLPFSCVNNDARVPSWLQSSDEMEKCAKELSQCHSYIVEMSNLLQNMEVLHRTYSAPSINAIQLGTIESPKKEKGIHRRKWRSKGLNKDSKGSLQVPSGVMRLHASNPNLSTIDYAEEKQYSGGLENSEFTKMQDNLCHIANKVYFSLKSAYNTVFSEREKLKQFLEHDSSLSAPIAGLKNALSSDSLCEEGKTLVHQLSNESRLSITDSLTEFYDAQEVLLSSSSSENEVSEDDSYISDISDNASEDNLSNDIDSERQSLNGGSVITVDGSYKHRTSLPATCPNTGNISLWNILRNNIGKDLSRVSMPVQLNEPLNTLQRLCEELEYSSLLDKAAQTQDPFERMVYVATFAVSAYASSFYRSGSKPFNPVLGETYECNKEDQGFRFISEQVSHHPPISACHAESENFVFFQDMRWKNKFWGKSMEIVQIGTTHLILPRFGDHYQWNKVTSCIHNILSGQRWIEHYGEIIIKNINSDICHCKVNFLKAKYWNPNVHEIEGTIMDRNGKVVHRLFGKWHESIFYGSSSAPTCIWRANPMPKDSELYYGFTKYAFQLNEIDPKIKCFLPSTDTRFRPDQRYLEEGNTDAAEMQKERIEQLQRERRKVLEENSLEHQPRFFRKTSDDSWVTNGTYWQLRKDPGFAKIDCPVLW from the exons ATGCACCGGTGGAAATCGATGAAGCATAAA GATAGCTGGGAGATTGTTGAAGGCCTTCGGAGTAGCACAAACTATGTTCAGGAGCCAGAGAAGCAAGAGGGATTCCTTTTGAagaagaggaagtggccacttaaaGGCTGGCACAAG cgCTATTTCTTCTTGGACAAAGGAATTTTGAAATATTCCAAAAGCCAGGCAGAT ATGGAGAGAGGCAAGTTACATGGCTGCATCGATGTTGGGCTATCTGTTATGTctgtgaaaaaatccacaaagTGCATTGATTTTGACACAGAGGAACATATTTACCATTTGAAG gtGAAATCTCCAGAGGTTTTTGAAGAGTGGATGCTGAGGCTTCGGGATCACAGGCTTTACCGTCAGAATGAAATATCATCTGTGTTTCCACATGAACTGAATGCTCCGTTCTTCCCAATGATCTCAACCACAGAATCTGCTTCCAGTGCTTTTGATACTGTTCCCAGTCCTCAG GATTTCAATAGAAAGAATTCTCTAAAGCTTGGCAACAATCTTCCATTCTCTTGTGTAAATAATGACGCAAGGGTTCCATCATGGCTCCAGTCTTCAGATGAAATGGAGAAATGTGCAAAAG AACTTTCACAGTGTCACAGTTATATAGTGGAAATGAGTAATCTCTTACAGAACATGGAGGTTCTTCATAGGACATATTCAGCCCCTTCCATAAATGCCATTCAG ctTGGTACCATTGAAAGCCCTAAGAAAGAAAAAGGGATACACAGGAGAAAGTGGAGATCAAAAGGATTGAATAAAGATTCCAAGGGATCCTTACAG GTTCCTTCAGGGGTTATGAGACTGCATGCATCCAACCCAAATTTATCAACAATAGATTACGCAGAAGAAAAGCAATACTCTGGTGGTTTAGAAAATTCGGAGTTCACCAAGATGCAAGACAATCTGTGTCATATTGCAAATAAAG TTTATTTCTCATTGAAATCAGCTTATAATACAGTCTTCTCGGAGAGGGAAAAACTGAAGCAGTTTCTAGAACATGATTCTTCCCTGTCTGCTCCAATTGCTGGCCTAAAGAATGCATTATCCTCG GACAGTTTATGTGAGGAAGGAAAGACTCTGGTTCATCAGTTGTCGAACGAGAGCCGCTTGTCAATCACAGATTCCCTTACAGAGTTCTATGATGCTCAGGAAGTGTTGCTGTCCTCGAGCTCCTCTGAAAATGAG gTGTCAGAGGATGACTCGTACATCAGTGACATAAGTGATAACGCTTCAGAGGACAACCTGAGCAATGATATTGACAGCGAAAGACAATCATTAA ATGGTGGCTCTGTAATAACAGTGGATGGTTCCTACAAGCACAGAACCAGTCTTCCGGCTACATGTCCGAACACAGGCAACATAAGTTTGTGGAACATTCTTCGGAACAACATTGGTAAAGACCTCTCCAGAGTATCCATGCCTGTGCAGCTGAACGAGCCCCTGAACACACTGCAGCGGCTTTGTGAAGAACTGGAATACAGCAGTTTGCTGGACAAGGCAGCACAAACTCAGGATCCATTTGAGCGAATG GTTTATGTTGCTACATTTGCAGTATCTGCCTATGCTTCAAGCTTCTACAGATCAGGCAGCAAGCCTTTCAACCCTGTTCTAGGAGAGACTTATGAATGTAACAAAGAAGACCAAGGCTTCAGGTTTATATCAGAGCAG GTGAGCCACCACCCACCCATATCCGCTTGTCATGCTGAATCAGAAAATTTTGTCTTCTTCCAAG ATATGAGGTGGAAAAATAAGTTTTGGGGAAAGTCTATGGAAATTGTCCAAATTGGTACAACACATTTGATCTTACCCAG gTTTGGGGACCATTATCAGTGGAACAAGGTGACCTCTTGCATCCATAACATTCTAAGTGGGCAGCGGTGGATAGAGCATTATGGTGAAATCATTATCAAAAACATCAACAGTGATATCTGCCATTGTAAAGTAAACTTTTTGAAG GCTAAATACTGGAATCCAAATGTGCATGAAATTGAAGGGACCATCATGGACCGAAACGGCAAAGTGGTACATCGCCTCTTTGGCAAATGGCATGAAAGTATATTTTATGGTTCTTCCTCTGCACCCACCTGCATCTGGAGAGCAA ATCCAATGCCTAAGGACTCAGAGCTTTATTATGGATTCACAAAATATGCTTTTCAGCTGAATGAAATAGACCCAAAGATTAAATGTTTTCTGCCAAGTACGGACACTCGATTTAGACCTGATCAGAg ATACCTTGAAGAAGGAAATACTGATGCAGCCGAAATGCAAAAAGAAAGAATAGAACAACTGCAGAGGGAAAGGAGGAAAGTCTTAGAAGAGAACAGTTTGGAGCATCAACCTCGATTTTTCCG GAAAACTAGTGATGATTCATGGGTGACAAATGGGACCTACTGGCAGCTTAGAAAAGATC
- the osbpl3.S gene encoding oxysterol-binding protein-related protein 3 isoform X1, whose protein sequence is MMGEERSLGVSQRMMSPSRSTSSCSSKLGSRQTNHIHPQKTVELIKNLWVRRRQLKNHNICLACDKAALNTKTLCGECLQKAGSDSSSKFQTPWMDSWEIVEGLRSSTNYVQEPEKQEGFLLKKRKWPLKGWHKRYFFLDKGILKYSKSQADMERGKLHGCIDVGLSVMSVKKSTKCIDFDTEEHIYHLKVKSPEVFEEWMLRLRDHRLYRQNEISSVFPHELNAPFFPMISTTESASSAFDTVPSPQDFNRKNSLKLGNNLPFSCVNNDARVPSWLQSSDEMEKCAKELSQCHSYIVEMSNLLQNMEVLHRTYSAPSINAIQLGTIESPKKEKGIHRRKWRSKGLNKDSKGSLQVPSGVMRLHASNPNLSTIDYAEEKQYSGGLENSEFTKMQDNLCHIANKVYFSLKSAYNTVFSEREKLKQFLEHDSSLSAPIAGLKNALSSDSLCEEGKTLVHQLSNESRLSITDSLTEFYDAQEVLLSSSSSENEVSEDDSYISDISDNASEDNLSNDIDSERQSLNGGSVITVDGSYKHRTSLPATCPNTGNISLWNILRNNIGKDLSRVSMPVQLNEPLNTLQRLCEELEYSSLLDKAAQTQDPFERMVYVATFAVSAYASSFYRSGSKPFNPVLGETYECNKEDQGFRFISEQVSHHPPISACHAESENFVFFQDMRWKNKFWGKSMEIVQIGTTHLILPRFGDHYQWNKVTSCIHNILSGQRWIEHYGEIIIKNINSDICHCKVNFLKAKYWNPNVHEIEGTIMDRNGKVVHRLFGKWHESIFYGSSSAPTCIWRANPMPKDSELYYGFTKYAFQLNEIDPKIKCFLPSTDTRFRPDQRYLEEGNTDAAEMQKERIEQLQRERRKVLEENSLEHQPRFFRKTSDDSWVTNGTYWQLRKDPGFAKIDCPVLW, encoded by the exons ACCAATCACATTCATCCTCAGAAGACCGTAGAATTAATAAAGAACCTATGGGTAAGAAGAAGGCAGCTAAAAAATCACAACATATGCTTAGCCTGTGACAAAGCAGCTTTGAACACAAAGACATTGTGTGGAGAATGCCTTCAGAAAGCTGGAAGTGATTCCAGCTCCAAATTTCAGACTCCATGGATG GATAGCTGGGAGATTGTTGAAGGCCTTCGGAGTAGCACAAACTATGTTCAGGAGCCAGAGAAGCAAGAGGGATTCCTTTTGAagaagaggaagtggccacttaaaGGCTGGCACAAG cgCTATTTCTTCTTGGACAAAGGAATTTTGAAATATTCCAAAAGCCAGGCAGAT ATGGAGAGAGGCAAGTTACATGGCTGCATCGATGTTGGGCTATCTGTTATGTctgtgaaaaaatccacaaagTGCATTGATTTTGACACAGAGGAACATATTTACCATTTGAAG gtGAAATCTCCAGAGGTTTTTGAAGAGTGGATGCTGAGGCTTCGGGATCACAGGCTTTACCGTCAGAATGAAATATCATCTGTGTTTCCACATGAACTGAATGCTCCGTTCTTCCCAATGATCTCAACCACAGAATCTGCTTCCAGTGCTTTTGATACTGTTCCCAGTCCTCAG GATTTCAATAGAAAGAATTCTCTAAAGCTTGGCAACAATCTTCCATTCTCTTGTGTAAATAATGACGCAAGGGTTCCATCATGGCTCCAGTCTTCAGATGAAATGGAGAAATGTGCAAAAG AACTTTCACAGTGTCACAGTTATATAGTGGAAATGAGTAATCTCTTACAGAACATGGAGGTTCTTCATAGGACATATTCAGCCCCTTCCATAAATGCCATTCAG ctTGGTACCATTGAAAGCCCTAAGAAAGAAAAAGGGATACACAGGAGAAAGTGGAGATCAAAAGGATTGAATAAAGATTCCAAGGGATCCTTACAG GTTCCTTCAGGGGTTATGAGACTGCATGCATCCAACCCAAATTTATCAACAATAGATTACGCAGAAGAAAAGCAATACTCTGGTGGTTTAGAAAATTCGGAGTTCACCAAGATGCAAGACAATCTGTGTCATATTGCAAATAAAG TTTATTTCTCATTGAAATCAGCTTATAATACAGTCTTCTCGGAGAGGGAAAAACTGAAGCAGTTTCTAGAACATGATTCTTCCCTGTCTGCTCCAATTGCTGGCCTAAAGAATGCATTATCCTCG GACAGTTTATGTGAGGAAGGAAAGACTCTGGTTCATCAGTTGTCGAACGAGAGCCGCTTGTCAATCACAGATTCCCTTACAGAGTTCTATGATGCTCAGGAAGTGTTGCTGTCCTCGAGCTCCTCTGAAAATGAG gTGTCAGAGGATGACTCGTACATCAGTGACATAAGTGATAACGCTTCAGAGGACAACCTGAGCAATGATATTGACAGCGAAAGACAATCATTAA ATGGTGGCTCTGTAATAACAGTGGATGGTTCCTACAAGCACAGAACCAGTCTTCCGGCTACATGTCCGAACACAGGCAACATAAGTTTGTGGAACATTCTTCGGAACAACATTGGTAAAGACCTCTCCAGAGTATCCATGCCTGTGCAGCTGAACGAGCCCCTGAACACACTGCAGCGGCTTTGTGAAGAACTGGAATACAGCAGTTTGCTGGACAAGGCAGCACAAACTCAGGATCCATTTGAGCGAATG GTTTATGTTGCTACATTTGCAGTATCTGCCTATGCTTCAAGCTTCTACAGATCAGGCAGCAAGCCTTTCAACCCTGTTCTAGGAGAGACTTATGAATGTAACAAAGAAGACCAAGGCTTCAGGTTTATATCAGAGCAG GTGAGCCACCACCCACCCATATCCGCTTGTCATGCTGAATCAGAAAATTTTGTCTTCTTCCAAG ATATGAGGTGGAAAAATAAGTTTTGGGGAAAGTCTATGGAAATTGTCCAAATTGGTACAACACATTTGATCTTACCCAG gTTTGGGGACCATTATCAGTGGAACAAGGTGACCTCTTGCATCCATAACATTCTAAGTGGGCAGCGGTGGATAGAGCATTATGGTGAAATCATTATCAAAAACATCAACAGTGATATCTGCCATTGTAAAGTAAACTTTTTGAAG GCTAAATACTGGAATCCAAATGTGCATGAAATTGAAGGGACCATCATGGACCGAAACGGCAAAGTGGTACATCGCCTCTTTGGCAAATGGCATGAAAGTATATTTTATGGTTCTTCCTCTGCACCCACCTGCATCTGGAGAGCAA ATCCAATGCCTAAGGACTCAGAGCTTTATTATGGATTCACAAAATATGCTTTTCAGCTGAATGAAATAGACCCAAAGATTAAATGTTTTCTGCCAAGTACGGACACTCGATTTAGACCTGATCAGAg ATACCTTGAAGAAGGAAATACTGATGCAGCCGAAATGCAAAAAGAAAGAATAGAACAACTGCAGAGGGAAAGGAGGAAAGTCTTAGAAGAGAACAGTTTGGAGCATCAACCTCGATTTTTCCG GAAAACTAGTGATGATTCATGGGTGACAAATGGGACCTACTGGCAGCTTAGAAAAGATC
- the osbpl3.S gene encoding oxysterol-binding protein-related protein 3 isoform X2, with protein sequence MMGEERSLGVSQRMMSPSRSTSSCSSKLGSRQDSWEIVEGLRSSTNYVQEPEKQEGFLLKKRKWPLKGWHKRYFFLDKGILKYSKSQADMERGKLHGCIDVGLSVMSVKKSTKCIDFDTEEHIYHLKVKSPEVFEEWMLRLRDHRLYRQNEISSVFPHELNAPFFPMISTTESASSAFDTVPSPQDFNRKNSLKLGNNLPFSCVNNDARVPSWLQSSDEMEKCAKELSQCHSYIVEMSNLLQNMEVLHRTYSAPSINAIQLGTIESPKKEKGIHRRKWRSKGLNKDSKGSLQVPSGVMRLHASNPNLSTIDYAEEKQYSGGLENSEFTKMQDNLCHIANKVYFSLKSAYNTVFSEREKLKQFLEHDSSLSAPIAGLKNALSSDSLCEEGKTLVHQLSNESRLSITDSLTEFYDAQEVLLSSSSSENEVSEDDSYISDISDNASEDNLSNDIDSERQSLNGGSVITVDGSYKHRTSLPATCPNTGNISLWNILRNNIGKDLSRVSMPVQLNEPLNTLQRLCEELEYSSLLDKAAQTQDPFERMVYVATFAVSAYASSFYRSGSKPFNPVLGETYECNKEDQGFRFISEQVSHHPPISACHAESENFVFFQDMRWKNKFWGKSMEIVQIGTTHLILPRFGDHYQWNKVTSCIHNILSGQRWIEHYGEIIIKNINSDICHCKVNFLKAKYWNPNVHEIEGTIMDRNGKVVHRLFGKWHESIFYGSSSAPTCIWRANPMPKDSELYYGFTKYAFQLNEIDPKIKCFLPSTDTRFRPDQRYLEEGNTDAAEMQKERIEQLQRERRKVLEENSLEHQPRFFRKTSDDSWVTNGTYWQLRKDPGFAKIDCPVLW encoded by the exons GATAGCTGGGAGATTGTTGAAGGCCTTCGGAGTAGCACAAACTATGTTCAGGAGCCAGAGAAGCAAGAGGGATTCCTTTTGAagaagaggaagtggccacttaaaGGCTGGCACAAG cgCTATTTCTTCTTGGACAAAGGAATTTTGAAATATTCCAAAAGCCAGGCAGAT ATGGAGAGAGGCAAGTTACATGGCTGCATCGATGTTGGGCTATCTGTTATGTctgtgaaaaaatccacaaagTGCATTGATTTTGACACAGAGGAACATATTTACCATTTGAAG gtGAAATCTCCAGAGGTTTTTGAAGAGTGGATGCTGAGGCTTCGGGATCACAGGCTTTACCGTCAGAATGAAATATCATCTGTGTTTCCACATGAACTGAATGCTCCGTTCTTCCCAATGATCTCAACCACAGAATCTGCTTCCAGTGCTTTTGATACTGTTCCCAGTCCTCAG GATTTCAATAGAAAGAATTCTCTAAAGCTTGGCAACAATCTTCCATTCTCTTGTGTAAATAATGACGCAAGGGTTCCATCATGGCTCCAGTCTTCAGATGAAATGGAGAAATGTGCAAAAG AACTTTCACAGTGTCACAGTTATATAGTGGAAATGAGTAATCTCTTACAGAACATGGAGGTTCTTCATAGGACATATTCAGCCCCTTCCATAAATGCCATTCAG ctTGGTACCATTGAAAGCCCTAAGAAAGAAAAAGGGATACACAGGAGAAAGTGGAGATCAAAAGGATTGAATAAAGATTCCAAGGGATCCTTACAG GTTCCTTCAGGGGTTATGAGACTGCATGCATCCAACCCAAATTTATCAACAATAGATTACGCAGAAGAAAAGCAATACTCTGGTGGTTTAGAAAATTCGGAGTTCACCAAGATGCAAGACAATCTGTGTCATATTGCAAATAAAG TTTATTTCTCATTGAAATCAGCTTATAATACAGTCTTCTCGGAGAGGGAAAAACTGAAGCAGTTTCTAGAACATGATTCTTCCCTGTCTGCTCCAATTGCTGGCCTAAAGAATGCATTATCCTCG GACAGTTTATGTGAGGAAGGAAAGACTCTGGTTCATCAGTTGTCGAACGAGAGCCGCTTGTCAATCACAGATTCCCTTACAGAGTTCTATGATGCTCAGGAAGTGTTGCTGTCCTCGAGCTCCTCTGAAAATGAG gTGTCAGAGGATGACTCGTACATCAGTGACATAAGTGATAACGCTTCAGAGGACAACCTGAGCAATGATATTGACAGCGAAAGACAATCATTAA ATGGTGGCTCTGTAATAACAGTGGATGGTTCCTACAAGCACAGAACCAGTCTTCCGGCTACATGTCCGAACACAGGCAACATAAGTTTGTGGAACATTCTTCGGAACAACATTGGTAAAGACCTCTCCAGAGTATCCATGCCTGTGCAGCTGAACGAGCCCCTGAACACACTGCAGCGGCTTTGTGAAGAACTGGAATACAGCAGTTTGCTGGACAAGGCAGCACAAACTCAGGATCCATTTGAGCGAATG GTTTATGTTGCTACATTTGCAGTATCTGCCTATGCTTCAAGCTTCTACAGATCAGGCAGCAAGCCTTTCAACCCTGTTCTAGGAGAGACTTATGAATGTAACAAAGAAGACCAAGGCTTCAGGTTTATATCAGAGCAG GTGAGCCACCACCCACCCATATCCGCTTGTCATGCTGAATCAGAAAATTTTGTCTTCTTCCAAG ATATGAGGTGGAAAAATAAGTTTTGGGGAAAGTCTATGGAAATTGTCCAAATTGGTACAACACATTTGATCTTACCCAG gTTTGGGGACCATTATCAGTGGAACAAGGTGACCTCTTGCATCCATAACATTCTAAGTGGGCAGCGGTGGATAGAGCATTATGGTGAAATCATTATCAAAAACATCAACAGTGATATCTGCCATTGTAAAGTAAACTTTTTGAAG GCTAAATACTGGAATCCAAATGTGCATGAAATTGAAGGGACCATCATGGACCGAAACGGCAAAGTGGTACATCGCCTCTTTGGCAAATGGCATGAAAGTATATTTTATGGTTCTTCCTCTGCACCCACCTGCATCTGGAGAGCAA ATCCAATGCCTAAGGACTCAGAGCTTTATTATGGATTCACAAAATATGCTTTTCAGCTGAATGAAATAGACCCAAAGATTAAATGTTTTCTGCCAAGTACGGACACTCGATTTAGACCTGATCAGAg ATACCTTGAAGAAGGAAATACTGATGCAGCCGAAATGCAAAAAGAAAGAATAGAACAACTGCAGAGGGAAAGGAGGAAAGTCTTAGAAGAGAACAGTTTGGAGCATCAACCTCGATTTTTCCG GAAAACTAGTGATGATTCATGGGTGACAAATGGGACCTACTGGCAGCTTAGAAAAGATC